The region TCAAGACTACAATTCCCGGCGCACCTTTTTACGTAACCTCGGCGCGGGTGCCTCAGCTTTATCTTTACCCCTTGCCGGTTTCGGCGAAACGCTGACGTATCAGCATGAGCACAGCGGTATTCATTCGCTGGTCACCAACCTCGATTCGGTACGCTCCTCGCAACCGGGCCGTAAACTGGGAATCGCGCTCGTTGGGCTGGGAGGCTACAGCAAAAACCAGCTGGCTCCCGCCCTGCAACAAACCCAACACTGTCGTCTGGCAGGCATCGTGACGGGCACTCCGGCCAAAGCCACCGAGTGGATGCAGAAATATAACATCCCCAAGGAAAACGTTTACGACTACAAGAATTTTGACCGCATTGCCGACAACAAGGACATCGACGTGATTTACGTCGTACTGCCCAACTCAATGCACGCCGAATATGTCATTAAAGCCGCCCAGGCCGGTAAGCACGTCATCTGCGAAAAGCCAATGGCTATTTATCCGAAGGAGTGCCAGGCGATGATCGATGCCTGTAAAAAAGCGAATAAGCAACTGGCCATTGGTTACCGGCTGCACTACGAGCCATTCACCAGAGAAGTGATGCGACTGGGTCAGGAAAAGGTGTTCGGAGCTGTTAAATTCATTGAAAGCAGCGACGGTTTCCGGAGTGGTGACCCTACGCAATGGCGATTGAAAAAAAGTATGGCCGGGGGCGGCCCTCTGATGGATGTAGGTATTTATGCCATTCAGGGAGCCCGGTATATAACCGGCGAAGAACCCATTTCGGTATCGGCCCAGTTTGCCCCAAAAACAGACCCTGTAAAATTCAAAGATGTTGAAGAAACGATGTTCTGGCAGTTTGAATTTCCAGGGGGGGCCGTTTCCAACTCGACAACAAGCTATGCAGCAGGTGTTGAACGACTCTACGCTTCCTGCGAAAAAGGCTGGTTTGAACTGTCTCCGGCATTCGGGTACGGTCCGCTGAAAGGCCGCACCAGCAAAGGCCCCATCGAGATGCCCATTGTAAACCATCAGGCGGCCCATATGGACGGCGTTTGTAAAGACCTCCTCGACGGTAAACAACTCCCCGACCACGTGACAGGTGCCGAAGGACTGCGGGATGTGACGCTGTTGCAAGCCATCTACCGGGCCGCCGAAACCGGCCGGAAGATCAACTTAAAGGCATAAAACCCATACCTTACCCCTAAAAAGCGCCTTCACAGACCGACATGTTTGTGAGGGCGCTTTCTGTACGTAAATTCTTAAGCCGTAATTCAACGACCCTGCGACATTTCTGTGACGTCAGGTCCTCAGACCTGACGCGAGCGGTTTCTCAAAACCGCGTTTACGAATCATTTGGACGGACGGTTACGAGAAACCGCCACAGCGACCTCTCCGCTCCGGCACCGCAGCAAAATAGTTTACTGGGTAGCCTTTTACAGCTTTTATTTATCCACAAAGTGAAATAAATAGTAACTGCTATTCATTCAATTCGAGTTCGAAATGTACCGCTGCAATAGTATATTTCGAATCAATTTGTATTGGCCTGCGCTAGCAACTCTTGATACTTTTTTAATATTATATTGAACCTATCAGGTATATTTAACATACAAGAGAGTACAAAACAGAATAATTTCTCTCGTACAGCTCTACTAAACTCGTCACATCATGAAATACTCAATGCGTACCCTTTTCATTCTAGTGGGCTTAATCAGCTCGACTACTTTATTGGCTCAGATTAAGGTTACTACCGAGGTTACTGGTGATGCCGCTACGGGCAAGCAACTTATTCAGGCTAAAGCAATCGGTGGATCTGGCAAGTACAGCTACGCCTGGGGTCTAACTACGCCAGGTGCCGTTCCGCCAAATAATGCGTCGGAAGTATTGCTAGTACCGGCTCAAGAAGCTGAATACATTGTCTTTGTCCGGGACAAGGAGACGGGTGCTAGTGCTTATTCGACTATTGTAGTAAAAGCACTGGCTGTAAACGAAAAGCATCTGATTAGAATGCCTGGTGAAGGCAAACTGATGCTCCGTTACTCAGCAACCGGAGCGCTTCCGGCTCAACGAAAGGATAAGTGGTTTCTCTACGACACTAGAGATTAACTGACAATGTAAATCACTACCAGGTTAACATGAACTGTGTTAAAAGTCAAGCCATCGAGCGTAAAATAGGTTGATAATATGGATTAAAATCCTCATCAAACTTCACGACGGCGAAAGCCTGGCGAAGTAGCTTATTAACCACGGCTATCAAAGCCACATTAGTTACTTTACCGGCCGCTTTCAAGCGCTGATAGCAGGCTCGGCAAGGTTTGTTATAGCGAATCGCTGCTAAACTGGCCATATACAACTGACTTCTCAGATGGGCATCACCGGAGCGGTTAATTCCTTTTGTGATACCAACTTTCCCTGATTGATAAATGACCGGAGCAACCCCGATAAATTTAGCCAGAGCCTTAGCAGAATCAAAGTCGCGGAAGCCATCGCTTCGGCGATCCGATTGTTGTCTCAATCAAGGCGGTGGCAACGGCGTGAGAAATACCTTTTATGGATTGTAAACGCTTGTATTGAATGGCGAAATCAGCTTGACAAACTTGATTGATCTCCGCTTTCAATTGAGCAACGGCTGTTTGAAAATGAGTGATCATCTGTTGCAAACTCTGTTGAACGGTAAGATCTTTCAAAGGTAAAGGCTGGCATGATTCCAATAAATTAAGCAATACTACCCGTTGCTTCTGATACTGTCTGAGCAACGTTCGTTTCTGACGAAGGCGCATCAAGCTATCACTACTCATCTGATAGACAGGTGGTTGAATTGTCCTCCCATATTCGGCTAATAAAATAGCATCGCGTGGATCGGTCTTGGTTACCGACAGATGCACTTTAGCAAAATGATGACCGCTGGTACTGTCGTGAAAAACAAATTTTGAGGTAGGATTTTTTTAATATCTTTGACTTATCTAAAGGACAACTCTGCCAAGGTGGATTGATCCTGTGTAGTCCCGCTAGTCGGGACTATTTTTTTCTCGTTCTGTACAAGACTCTCACTCAGTCCAGGACCATGGGAATATAACGGATCATACTTGGTTTGATGACGCCACAAGGCATACGCCAAGAGTAATAACTTTTTTTGGACGGCCACGTAAGCCTTCATTTTTGTATTCGTTCGTTGATAAATCCGCTCATAAAGAGCCTGACAAGTTGGCTCTCCAAAGCGGACTGCATTGAAGGCAGGTAAATGCAGAACACGACGAATACGACTGTTGCCTTTTTTAGAAATCTTGGTCTTACCTGAACGATTGCCTGATTGGTTTTCCACCACATCATAACCTGCATAGCTAACTAGTTGGCGCTGGTTGGCAAAGCCTTCAAACCCATTCGTCTCCGCAATTAGTACAGCAACCGAAAGTAGGGCTAAGCCTTTGATGGCTGTCAGCCGTTCAACTTGTGGGTTTAAAACGGCATCGTTCTTAATCAAATCTTGGATTGCTTTCTCCAGAGCTTCCAACTGTTGATCATAAACAGTCAGCAGCTTGGCGTTCTGTTTGGTGATAAAATCATCGCCTACAGCGCTGGAATCCAAGGCGTGCTGCTGATTGCGACATTGGGTTTTCCATTCTTGGAATCGTTGATGTTGCCGAGTTAATAAACGCAATTGGTAGATATTTTTAGATATGGGTTCCCACAAAGTTAGCTGTTGTTCTAAGCCCATCCTGGCTAACCCCTGGGCATCAATCTTATCATTCTTCGACAGCGCCGGCTGCCCGGTTATAGCCCAAGCTTTTGAGATAATGTTTTGCCTTGTTAGGCAACAGAATACAGACCGACTCATTCTTCTGATAGAGGTGCCAAGCAATAGCCTCATGGTAAACACCGGTCGACTCCATCACATAGCGGAGCGGTAATTGATTGGCTTTACGATGCTTTTCAACCCACTGTTCTAATTGAGCAAACGCAGTTGGTTTATTCACTACTTTAGTTGATCCTTTAACTACTACTCGTCCCTCGATATCAATCACCGAAAGACAAACCTGAAGCGAATCCTTACTGATGTCTAGACCAACACAATACCGTAGCAGTTGCATAAGAAAGGGGATTAAGGTGAATGATTTGGTCGCTTGACGGCCTTTTCCCGCTGTTGCACATGGATGCCAGATCATGGTCAGCGACCATGTCTATGGGTACTGTTGGAGCTACAGGGAAAAGACAAGCTAGCCAGAACAACCAGCGGCACAGTATCGTTGGGACGTACTATCGGCGGATCTCAGGATGCTGGCTAGCCTTGTCAAGTCCTACTCAAAATTGTACTTTTTTGTAGACAATCAAACTAAATCAAAGATATGTTCGGCGGTCCGATCTGCTTTGGGTTGATGACCGAGACTTTTACACCTGCTTGAGTTAGCATGTAAGTGACCAAGACCGAATACGAACCTGTTGCTTCAAGTACGCAATGAGCTTGATCGGGAAGCTGGTTTATTAGCGCACGAATGCCATCCGGTGAATTGGTGTAATCAATCACTTTCCAGCCAGTATTTGGTTTTGGTACAGCCACAGAAAGACTATCTTTAGAGACCGCACGGGCGGCCCCGGTCAATACCAATGTAAGTTGTCATAAGAAGAGAGGTTTACGAAGGCGGCCGCCGCGCGGGAAAAAGAAAGAGACAACAGGGAAATGACGCCTTGAATTTCAGACCCTAGCATAGCATACACGGTTTTTCACCAATTGAACTGTCCAGGCTTTAAATTCACCAGCAGGAGTCGAAACATGTTAAGCAGGTTTGGCTAATAATCGCTCGGACTTACCCATGCTGGTGGCTCAAATCACAGCTGAAGAACTGTCTTTTTTGAGTATTTTTCAAACCAGTTCAAACGTACTATAATTGCAGTGGCTGTTGCAAAAGTCGAGGTTAGCCTATCTCAGCTCAGCCAATGGATTATTTCTGCTCATTGGAACACCTCTGATTAGCGGTTAACCTTGGCTTCCACGTTCCATTTTAGACTTTTGCAACAGCCACTGCACTTATACAACAAGAATGCGAGCCTACAAAACTCCTGACTTCACTTATCTCACAATGAAGTTTATTCTTATTTTCTGCCTATTCATTCAACTTGGGAAACCCTCTTGGGCTCAAGTACCAGCCATTTCAGCTAAAACTCAGCAGCAGATTGATTCCCTATTCGCCCCTTATAACAAACTTGGGTTGCCTGGCTTCTCATTAGGGATTCTTGCCCCCTCTAAAGTGCTACTAAGTAAGGGGTATGGCATGGCAAATTTGGATTACAATTTGCCCAACTCTTCAGTTACAGTCTATAATATTGCGTCCCTTTCTAAACAGTTCACCGCAGCTTGTATCGCCCTGTTAATTCTGCGTGACTCCCTCTCCCTAGACGATCCGGTCGCAATGTACATACCCCAGTTAAGCCAGTATGCTGATACAATCCGCATTAAGCATTTAGTATATATGACCAGCGGTATTCATGAGTACCATCAATTGCCCCGCAAGAATGGCCTCAACTGGAACTTGTATGACTATTTCACCGTAGACACCGCAATCCAAGCATCTTTGAGTCAGCCCAAGCTTGATTTTGTCCCCGGTAGCCAGTGGGCTTATAGTAACGTCAACTACATGCTACTAACCAAAATTGTCGAGAAGGTAAGCGGGAAACGCTTTAGTCAATTTGCCCAAGAGAATTTGTTTATGCCTTTGGGTATGGGCAGCACCCAAGTCAATGACGATGTAACAATGATAATTCCTAACCGAGCCACGGGGTATATACCACTTACTCCAAGCTTAATCGAGCAGACTCGTCAAGCAGGTTATTATCTACAAAATCGGACCGGCTATGCTCAAGTGCACCGAAATGCTCCTCACTATGGAGGTAGTGGCGTATTTACCTCGGTCCATGACTGGTTTCTATGGAATCAGAACTTCTATACCCATAAACTAGGAGGCAAGCGCTTTTACGAGTTGATGCACCAGCGGATGCGCTTTAACCATTCCAAAGACAATGATGCATTTGGATTAGTATTTGGCAGTTTTGAAGGAGAAGAGATAATCTGGTATTCAGGAGGAGACATTGGCTTCAACAGTTACTTTATGCGCTTTCCCAAGCAAGAGTTGACAGTGGTTTGTTTTTCGAACTTCGATTCGGCAGGCCAAGCAGAAAAATTAGCGCATCAAGTGGGGCGTATTTTGATTCAGAACAAGGTACTAACTGTAAAAAAATCTAGCGTTAAATAACAGTTTTAACTAGCCTTGTAGTCAAGCATATTTTAACTTTTTAAATAGCCTGCTTACCTACTTTGTCCCAGCTTTCTTAATATCTTCCCTTTACATAAAATTAATTATACAACTATTCCCAATAAAGTACAAAGTTCAGTCATGTATTAAAATGACTGAACTTTGTACTTTATTGGGAATGAATCTTCAGATAACTTGCTAATACCTTTTCATGAATATGGAAAATGGCCACGAAATAGTTGCGGCAATAGCTTTGCTCCAGTTGGGTTTCTTAGGGTTCGCGTTGACCGCCTTTATGGAATACCATGCTAAAACGGCTACGCCTGATAAAAGCCATACTACTACCATTTGCTTCAATGTTAAACGTTCCAGTATTTATTCGATAAAAGCCTAAGGAACTGGAATTGTTTACGATAACGTTTGCCAGACTTACTCCAGCGACTGCATCAGGGCCTTCGCCTTGCGGATGTTCGTATTAGCGCGATCCGTTTCGATTAGCCCGTCGCGGAGTCGGATAATTCGGTGCGCGTACTCAGCAATATCTTCTTCGTGCGTAACCATGATCACGGTGTTGCCCTTGCTATGAATCTGGTCGAAAAGGTCCATGATTTCGTAGGAAGTTTTGGTATCGAGGTTACCGGTTGGTTCGTCAGCAAGCAGAATACTCGGGTCATTGACCAGTGCCCGCGCTACGGCTACCCGTTGCCGCTGTCCACCCGATAATTCGTTAGGCCGGTGCCCGGCCCGATTTTCCAGACCGACATTTTTCAGGGCCATCATCGCTTTTTCGGTACGGTCGGCTTTGCTGTAGCCTGCGTAAATGAGCGGCAGTGCCACGTTTTCGAGCGATGTTTGCCGGGGCAACAGGTTGAACGTTTGGAATACGAAGCCAATTTCTTTGTTCCGTACTTCCGCCAGTTCGTTTTCGCCCATACTGCTTACGTCCTGGTTATTCAGGATGTACTTCCCGGATGTGGGCGAGTCGAGGCAGCCGACAATGTTCATGAGGGTGGACTTGCCGGAACCGGATGGCCCCATAAATGCCACGTACTCTCCTTTATTAATGCTGATGGTGATTGACTTGAGGGCCTCTACTACCTCGGTACCCATCACATAGCGTTTGGCGATACTTTGGGTTTCAATAATATTCATAGTTTGTTGGCTTATCGGGTAGCAGCTACGGACGAACACGCAAAGCTACTTTATTGAAGAAACTTCTCCTTGCTCTTTTCGATTGACGCTAATTTTCCCTGATAAGTTGATACAAATGCCTGATAATCGGCGGGCGTTGTTGCCGATTGGAGCTTGGCCAGCCCATTTTCGGCATAGTCGGGCAGGCTAAGTTCCAGACAAAGCATGACGTAGGTTTTGAGCAGATCGGCATTATCTTCGTTAAAGGGCAGTGCCGTCAACACCAGCTCATAAGCGGGCTGAAACCTTTTCTGCTGCTGGTCGAGCTGGGCCGCTGCCGTAACGATGCGCGCATTGAGGGGAGCCAGTGCCAGCGCCTGTCGGTACGCTTGCCGGGCCTGTGCGATCCGGCGGGTCCGTTCGTAGGTCTGCCCAAGCCAATAATCCCGTTCGGCCTGGTAGCGGGGTAAAATAAACTCCTTCGCCATCGTTTCTGCCGAGCCGACACTTCGCCGGAAGGCCGATAAGCGAATGGCCGCCACGTTTCGCAAGGAAGTTGCCACCGGACTAACCTGTTTGGGGTTCGGCAGACCCGACAGCACCAGTTGCGCATTTCGCCACTGTAGCTGATCTAGAAAATCGTTGGTTAAGGCTACGCCCGCCACGGTTTTGAGGCTCGGCTCCTGAACGGTTTCCCAATAAGCGCCCCGGTTAGGATCGTCGGTCCGGTAGCTGGCGTAAAACGCTTTTTCCAGGTCGTTCTGTGGTTTCCGCTCCTGATATAATACCTCCTTGAGAGCCGCTACGGCCGGGTCACCTTTGGCGGCTGCTTCCCAAAGTGGTTGCGCCAGCACCGGGTCATTGGCTTTGGTCAGTGCAACCGCCTGAAAATAAATTGAGGTGGTATCCGTATTGTAGCCAAAGGTTTCGGCCGCTTTTCGATACAGCCCCTGCTCCATAAGCCATAAGCCGGTCAGAGATCGGTAAGCAGGACCGTTTTTATCATCGCCCTCAGCCAGCTGACTCATCAGGCTAAAAGCCGTCGGGTGATGATGAGCGTTGTACTCGGCCACGGCGCGGGCAAGTAGTAAATCGTCCGTAAAATCCTGATTGGCGGGATCGGCCGATAAGCGCAGAAGCAGACTTGTCAACGACGTATCGGCACGTTGTGTGGCTAAGGTGTAGTTGTACAAACTGGCAAAACGACCAACGCTTAACCCCTCTTTTACCTGTTCAGTGGTTAGCCAGCTGGGCTTTTGGGGCTGCGTGGTGTCGGCCTGCGTGAGCAAGCGGAGCGCAAGCACGTTCGACTGATAGGATTCGTACGACAAATCCCGGCTGGTCTTTATCAGGCTCGAATCGGCCGCCAGTACCTTCGGATTTTGCACGTAAAACGACAGCAGGTTGGCTTCCGGCACTTCGCTCTTATCCGCAAGACCCGTGGCTGATTTCAGGTAATAATAAGCCGAGTCGGCCACGCTGGTTCGTGCGTAGAGATACCCCAGATTATTCTGCAACTCACCATTTTTGGGAAACGCCCGAATCCCCCGCTGTAAGGTTTTGACGGCTTCGAAGAACAAGTTGGTCTGTAAATAGGTCTGGCTCAACCCGGCGTAGTCCTGCGGTTGAGGTTGCTTCAACAAAGCCTGCTGATAGAAGAATGCGGCTGCCGTCTGGTTGTTCTGCGCTACCGCCAGCGAGGCCAGCGCATAGTTCGATTTATGGTTCTGAAACTCCTGCTCCAGGGCAAGTTGGTAGAACGCATTGGCCGACTGCGGTTCGCCGGTAGCGGTATATACATCGCCCAGCCCATTGTAATAGCCCGCTACCCCCTGCCGGAAGGTGATCAGGCCACCCGACGCCAGCAAAACAGCAATACCAAAAACACCGGCCACCCGGAATAGACTCAATTCCAGCCGTTTAGGCTTGTACAGTATTCGATAAACGGGCAAATTCTCTGTAAAAATCGGCAGAAAATTGATTAGGATATACGCGACAAAAACCACGCCCATCGCCAGGTGGGTATATACGATTACATCTTCAAACATCTCGACCAGCGGGTCGTTGGCCGTCGCAAATGCGTAGGTCATCGTGAGGGTTGTGAGCAGGGCCAGCCCGGCATAGAGATAAGCCCCGGCATCGCGAAAGGAAACCGAATCCTGCTGCTGAACCAACCGACGGAAACCCCAAACCCCCAGGGTTACAGAAATCAAGTACAGAATGAACGGACTGATCGCCAGCACATCCCAGTCAATGGACTTTGTATTTTTCAGCCAGATAAGAATCAGGTTGATAAGGTACAGCGCGCTGATGAACAGAAAGTTATTCAGCCCCAGCACCCGCCGTTGCCCAACCGGCACGTCCCCTTCCGAACGCCCGGCCGATGTAAGCCAGACCAGCCCGGCAATGATTTCGGTAGCGATAAAGAAAATAAAGCCAATGCTGAACACCAGCAGTACCGGCATTCCGTAGCTTACGACCACCAACGCCGGAAACTTAACCGGCGACAAAGTCCCGATTGCCAGCGCAACGGCGGCCATTAACAGCCCGAAGGTAACCAGCCGAACGGGAATGAGCTGATCGGCCCGGAAAGCGTGGAAGTAATAACTGACCGAGCCAAAGATGAACGTCAGCAGAAGAAACAAATAATTACCGCCAAGGCCCGGCAGGTCGAGCATTTCCCAGCGAAAAAAGGCCAGCCCGAGAATAAGAATTCCCATGCTGACCAGGTAGCGAATCCGGTCGAACCGGGTTATGGCGCTCAACAGCAGGACGAATGCCAGACAGACAGCACTCAAAAAAGCCGTAGCCAGGCCGGGGTGCGTTTGCATAGCCCCCGCAATAAATTGCTCGGAAACCGCATAGGCTTTCCCTTTAACGGAGTAATCGAGCAGGCCATCGGAAAACGTATGCTGTATGATAGGAAGCTCGTTGAGTTCACTTAACACATCCCAGCGAACAACGTTGCTCAACCCCCTCGTCCAGGCAACAGCAAACAGAACAATACTGACAATGAAGGCAATAAAGCTAATCAGATAGGTAAGCCGATACCCCCGGCTCCAATCTTTCCAGAAAAATAAGGATGACATGAAAGAGAAACGTAGTTAAAGGCGGGTTAGTGCCTACGGTCACCTCCTACAAGTCGTGCCGATTAATCACTTACTGCTGTCCACCACTGATACCCGACACAACGGGAACCAGATTTGTAGTAGCCAGGCAGGGGCTCGCCAGTAGTTTGGCATCCAGCGGAACACGCCACCGCATGGCCCCCGACGTAGTGCTGAGGCAATAGAGACTGGCATCCTGACTACCGAAATAAGCAAACCCATTGTAGACGATAGCACTTGAACTGATGATACCGCCGGTACCGAATTTCCAGCGCAGCATACCGGTAGCGGCATCCAGCGAATAAAAAGTCTTGTCTTCGGCACCAACATAAACAGCCCCATCGGCAACGATCGCACTGGCGCTTATACGGCCATTTGTGCTGAATTTCCAGCGTTGCTTACCCGTAGCTATATCGAGCGCATAAAAGGTGTAATCATCACTGCCGATGTACACGATTCCATTGGCAACGGTGGGGCTGGACGTCACGGGACCGCCCGTGCTGAATTTCCATTTGATGGCTCCTGAAGCCGCATCGAGGGCGTACAGGTTGTAATCGTTGGTACCGATATAAACCACCCCTCCTACTACAGCCGGACTGGATGTAATTTTATCCCCTGCACTAAATTTCCACCGCAGCGAACCCATAGCGGCATCGAGGGCATATAACGTCTGATCTTTACTAGCCGTATAAACCAGCCCATTGGCCACAACCGGGCTGGATGTAACCCCGCCCGCCGTGCTGAATTTCCAGCGTTGAACACCCGTCAACAGATTGATTGCATACAAATTCTGGTCTTCACTACCCACAAACACTGTAGTGCCTGAAACCACCGGGCTCGACAGGATGCTGTTTCCCGTACTGATCTTCCATTTCTGAGCACCTGTCAGCGCATCAAAAGCATGAAAATTGCCGTTTTCACTACCCATAAATGCCATGCCAGCCGCTACATAGGCACTCGACGAGATCGACGAGCCGGTTGACGTCCGCCATTTTATAGCGCCTGTGCCCCCATCGACGGCAAAAAAGTTACCCGCTCCGTTACCAATGTATACCAGCGAGCCTCCGTTGACAACAGTACTTGCTACGCTGGTCGTAACGGTATACGACTGAGCCAATCCATCCATACCCGTAACAGTGTACAATACCGGCTTGCTAAAATCCTGGACTATTGCCGAAGCCGGTGATATAATCGCACCGGGTGATAGGGTAATTCCGGGCACCAGTTTGGTTAAGTCTGACCCGACCGGTACGGTCGCCCTAATACTATAAATAATGGAATCGATAACACCGGTAGCAGCCGGCGTTACATTGGTAAAGGCGAATGACTCAATAGCCTTACCCGTTGTAACAGGCTGGCTGTCAATAGATGTTTTACAGGCTGAAACCAGCAGAACAAAACCGGTCAGCCCTAATAGTGAGGTAGATAAAGTTCGAAACATGGGCACAGCGGACAGTAGTGAGCGGACAGAATAGTCCATACATGATCAATGTTTTCTGACACTCGTTAACTAAGTGCCAGAAAACATCAATAAGTAGCTCAGCACTTATAGTGCCAAAGTCGTTTTGTTGGTAGACAAACCGCCTGTAACAAGGAATGGTCTACCCTCTGCCGGTCATCTTTGTGAGCCGCAGCAGTTTAGCCGCCACTTCATCGGTCAGTTGGTTGGGTTGCAGTCGCCATTGCCAGCTTCGCCCACCCAGACCTGGCGTGTTCATCCGGTGAGTTTCATCGAGGTTCAACACATCCTGAATGGGCATAATGGCCAGACGAGCCACCGACTGCATCGTGAGCCGACACACCTGATCGACTACATTCTTATCGGTTACTTTAATCCCCAGGTAATCGTTCATCCGCTGGCGATGGAGCTTGTCCAGCTCCCGAAACCAGCCCAAGGTTGTGTTGTTGTCGTGCGTGCCGGAATAAACGACAAAGTTTTCGGCA is a window of Spirosoma linguale DSM 74 DNA encoding:
- a CDS encoding oxidoreductase domain protein (PFAM: oxidoreductase domain protein; Oxidoreductase domain~KEGG: xcv:XCV0923 glucose--fructose oxidoreductase), whose amino-acid sequence is MKNQDYNSRRTFLRNLGAGASALSLPLAGFGETLTYQHEHSGIHSLVTNLDSVRSSQPGRKLGIALVGLGGYSKNQLAPALQQTQHCRLAGIVTGTPAKATEWMQKYNIPKENVYDYKNFDRIADNKDIDVIYVVLPNSMHAEYVIKAAQAGKHVICEKPMAIYPKECQAMIDACKKANKQLAIGYRLHYEPFTREVMRLGQEKVFGAVKFIESSDGFRSGDPTQWRLKKSMAGGGPLMDVGIYAIQGARYITGEEPISVSAQFAPKTDPVKFKDVEETMFWQFEFPGGAVSNSTTSYAAGVERLYASCEKGWFELSPAFGYGPLKGRTSKGPIEMPIVNHQAAHMDGVCKDLLDGKQLPDHVTGAEGLRDVTLLQAIYRAAETGRKINLKA
- a CDS encoding beta-lactamase (PFAM: beta-lactamase~KEGG: amc:MADE_01195 penicillin-binding protein), which encodes MRAYKTPDFTYLTMKFILIFCLFIQLGKPSWAQVPAISAKTQQQIDSLFAPYNKLGLPGFSLGILAPSKVLLSKGYGMANLDYNLPNSSVTVYNIASLSKQFTAACIALLILRDSLSLDDPVAMYIPQLSQYADTIRIKHLVYMTSGIHEYHQLPRKNGLNWNLYDYFTVDTAIQASLSQPKLDFVPGSQWAYSNVNYMLLTKIVEKVSGKRFSQFAQENLFMPLGMGSTQVNDDVTMIIPNRATGYIPLTPSLIEQTRQAGYYLQNRTGYAQVHRNAPHYGGSGVFTSVHDWFLWNQNFYTHKLGGKRFYELMHQRMRFNHSKDNDAFGLVFGSFEGEEIIWYSGGDIGFNSYFMRFPKQELTVVCFSNFDSAGQAEKLAHQVGRILIQNKVLTVKKSSVK
- a CDS encoding ABC transporter related protein (PFAM: ABC transporter related~SMART: AAA ATPase~KEGG: mxa:MXAN_4199 putative macrolide efflux ABC transporter, ATP-binding protein) — protein: MNIIETQSIAKRYVMGTEVVEALKSITISINKGEYVAFMGPSGSGKSTLMNIVGCLDSPTSGKYILNNQDVSSMGENELAEVRNKEIGFVFQTFNLLPRQTSLENVALPLIYAGYSKADRTEKAMMALKNVGLENRAGHRPNELSGGQRQRVAVARALVNDPSILLADEPTGNLDTKTSYEIMDLFDQIHSKGNTVIMVTHEEDIAEYAHRIIRLRDGLIETDRANTNIRKAKALMQSLE
- a CDS encoding Tetratricopeptide TPR_2 repeat protein (PFAM: Tetratricopeptide TPR_2 repeat protein; TPR repeat-containing protein~SMART: Tetratricopeptide repeat~KEGG: ppd:Ppro_1078 TPR repeat-containing protein), with the protein product MSSLFFWKDWSRGYRLTYLISFIAFIVSIVLFAVAWTRGLSNVVRWDVLSELNELPIIQHTFSDGLLDYSVKGKAYAVSEQFIAGAMQTHPGLATAFLSAVCLAFVLLLSAITRFDRIRYLVSMGILILGLAFFRWEMLDLPGLGGNYLFLLLTFIFGSVSYYFHAFRADQLIPVRLVTFGLLMAAVALAIGTLSPVKFPALVVVSYGMPVLLVFSIGFIFFIATEIIAGLVWLTSAGRSEGDVPVGQRRVLGLNNFLFISALYLINLILIWLKNTKSIDWDVLAISPFILYLISVTLGVWGFRRLVQQQDSVSFRDAGAYLYAGLALLTTLTMTYAFATANDPLVEMFEDVIVYTHLAMGVVFVAYILINFLPIFTENLPVYRILYKPKRLELSLFRVAGVFGIAVLLASGGLITFRQGVAGYYNGLGDVYTATGEPQSANAFYQLALEQEFQNHKSNYALASLAVAQNNQTAAAFFYQQALLKQPQPQDYAGLSQTYLQTNLFFEAVKTLQRGIRAFPKNGELQNNLGYLYARTSVADSAYYYLKSATGLADKSEVPEANLLSFYVQNPKVLAADSSLIKTSRDLSYESYQSNVLALRLLTQADTTQPQKPSWLTTEQVKEGLSVGRFASLYNYTLATQRADTSLTSLLLRLSADPANQDFTDDLLLARAVAEYNAHHHPTAFSLMSQLAEGDDKNGPAYRSLTGLWLMEQGLYRKAAETFGYNTDTTSIYFQAVALTKANDPVLAQPLWEAAAKGDPAVAALKEVLYQERKPQNDLEKAFYASYRTDDPNRGAYWETVQEPSLKTVAGVALTNDFLDQLQWRNAQLVLSGLPNPKQVSPVATSLRNVAAIRLSAFRRSVGSAETMAKEFILPRYQAERDYWLGQTYERTRRIAQARQAYRQALALAPLNARIVTAAAQLDQQQKRFQPAYELVLTALPFNEDNADLLKTYVMLCLELSLPDYAENGLAKLQSATTPADYQAFVSTYQGKLASIEKSKEKFLQ
- a CDS encoding Pyrrolo-quinoline quinone (PFAM: Pyrrolo-quinoline quinone~SMART: Pyrrolo-quinoline quinone beta-propeller repeat~KEGG: cja:CJA_2276 serine/threonine protein kinase), with the translated sequence MDYSVRSLLSAVPMFRTLSTSLLGLTGFVLLVSACKTSIDSQPVTTGKAIESFAFTNVTPAATGVIDSIIYSIRATVPVGSDLTKLVPGITLSPGAIISPASAIVQDFSKPVLYTVTGMDGLAQSYTVTTSVASTVVNGGSLVYIGNGAGNFFAVDGGTGAIKWRTSTGSSISSSAYVAAGMAFMGSENGNFHAFDALTGAQKWKISTGNSILSSPVVSGTTVFVGSEDQNLYAINLLTGVQRWKFSTAGGVTSSPVVANGLVYTASKDQTLYALDAAMGSLRWKFSAGDKITSSPAVVGGVVYIGTNDYNLYALDAASGAIKWKFSTGGPVTSSPTVANGIVYIGSDDYTFYALDIATGKQRWKFSTNGRISASAIVADGAVYVGAEDKTFYSLDAATGMLRWKFGTGGIISSSAIVYNGFAYFGSQDASLYCLSTTSGAMRWRVPLDAKLLASPCLATTNLVPVVSGISGGQQ